TCATAGTAATCAAAAAAAGCACAGCTTATTGGGCAGCGGGGATACCTTAGAAATGCCTGGTAAAATTGGGATATTAGGTAATGGGAAAGGTTCTGTGTTAACAACATTGGATGCAATTGTTAATGCTCATGGTAAACCTGGTAAATGCGTTAATTTGCGCCATTTATTTATGGGTGATACTGTACCCACAAATTTTTGCGATCGCCTAATTAGTAGTTTAACAAATTTGGCTGATGATCAGAGTAGTCAAGTTATTTTGGTCAATTTTCTGGGGACTATTCCTCAGGTTGAAAAACTCCCAGAAATTATTACCAAATTTCTCCAGTCAGACAGAAGCAAAATCACATCTGGGGTGCAAGCATCCAATGGTAATAAAAGTCAGTATCAGCTGGATTTACCTCATTTAGTTCTTCGTTTAGCAGGTTCTGAATTTAATTCTGTTAGGGAATATTTAGCCACACTCAAAACTTCTAATCAATCGCTCATAGTTGTAGAAAATTTAGATGAAGCAGTCAAAGAAGCCGTTCGTTTAGCTAAATTATCTGTAGTTAAAAAAGCTAATAGGTAATAGGTAATTGGTAATAGGTAATTGGTAAGAAATAAAAGGAAAAAATTATGAATAATTACCACTAACAACTGACAACTGACAACTAACAACTGACAACTAACAACTGACAACTATGAACTTAACGCCAGAAAGTAAAGTTTTAATCCAGGGATTTTGTGAATTTATATCAGCAACTCATATTGCTCAAATGCAAGCTTATGGTACAAATTTAGTAGCAGGTGTAAATCCTGGCTATGGTGGACAACAAATATATAATCTACCAGTGTTTGATTTAGTAGAGGAGGTTGTTGCCGAATTTGGACAAATTGACACAGCCATTATATGTGTTCAACCTTATCAAGTTTTGGATGCAGCATTAGAAGCGATCGCCTCTAATATCCCCCAAATTATCATTACTACCGCCGGTGTACCACCATTGGATATGGTGCAACTACTTCGCAAGACAGAAGCTTGTGAAACTTTGATTATTGGACCTAATAGTCCGGGAATTATTGTTCCTGGTAAAATTCTCCTGGGTACTCAACCCAATGAATTTTATATACCCGGTTCTGTGGGAATTGTCAGCCGAAGTAGTACCCTCACTTATGAAGTAGCTTGGGAATTAACAAAAGCTGGTTTGGGACAGTCAATTAGTGTCAGTATTGGTAGTGATGCTATTGTTGGTTCTTCTTTCCTCCAATGGTTACAAATTCTTGATGAAGATGACACCACAGAAGCGATTGTTTTAATCGGCCAACCTGGTGGGGGTAGCGAAGAAGCAGCAGCAGAATATATTACTGAAGCAATTGACAAGCCTGTAATTGCCTATATTGCTGGTATACACGCACCACCAGCCAAAAATTGGCAACAAACAGGGACTTTAGCAAGTGTAATTGGACGTTCTGCAAACTTTGGCACAGCAGAAAGTAAATTAGCTGCTTTTAACTCTGCAAAAATCCCTGTCGCTGATAGTCTATCTCAAATTCCTAAATTGCTGAAAAATATCCTGATTCCCCAAAGTGTAAAGACTAAATAATAGTGAAATACGAAAATAAGTATGTATTTATACTATTTTAAAATTTCTAAGTCGTTATACTCATAACCAGGTTCTACCTGGGAATTGATGAAGTGGCTAGTCCACTTCATTTTTATTGTCAAAACCGAGATTGTTCAGTCATTAACTAACTCATCTCGCCATTTTTCGCGTTTTTCTCTCTCTTCACGCACTTCTTCTTCCCGTTCCCGCGATCGCACTAATAGCCAAGTTTCCCATGTCAGGGGTTTTTGTTGTTCTAAATGATTAATAAATTGGATAATTGATAAATCTGCTTTGATGGGATTTTTTAAATCAAACTGCATGGTTTGTAAAAACCTATCATTGGTTTTGAGTAAGCGATCGCTAATTGTTTTCCCTACTAATAACATCAATTTATTAATCAATTTCCCGAAAATACCTTTACGTTTTTTGGACATTAAGAGGGTTTGTCCTTGAGTTTTTCCTCCTGGTAATATCCGAGTTGTAAATATTATATGTAAATGGGTAGAATCATTAGTAAAGGAAATTATACTTGTTGTTCCATACCAATAACAAATACTGTAATTAAGAGAATTATTAAAAAACCAACGGTAGAGAATTAACCAAAATGATTTACCATTAATATTTGTAATAGTGCTAAAAATAATTGCATTTTGATTTAGTTCTTGTTTCTCCAAAACCATTTTTAATGGTAATTTATTAACTATATTAATTTGTTGAGTATCAATACTCTGAAGAAGTAATACATTGGGATGACAATCCATACTAAATTGCGAACCCAGAGAAAAATCAAAATCTTGATTTTCCCAATCTAAAACAAAAGGTAATGGTTGTTGAGGAGTTTCTCCAGTCCAAACCCAAATCATTCCATATTGTTCTGCTGCTGGCCAAGTTTTAGCTTTGAGGGCTACGGGTTCATCTAAATTAGGAACATCAACACAAATACCTTCTGCATCAAATTTCCACCGATGTAAAACACAGCGTAATTCATTACCCTCAATTTTACCTTCAGCTAAACTCATACCCATGTGAGGACAGTAAGCATCTAGGATAACGGCATGTCTATCTTTACCGCGATATACTACTAAATCTCTACCAAAAATTGTCACAGTTTTGACATCACCCACTTGCAAAGATTGAGAAAGTAATACCCAGTACCAACCTTCCACAAAACTGGCTGATTGATTGAAAATTTTAGGTTTACGAACTGAGTTGAGATTATCTATATTGGTGTTCATTTTTAGGATTTCACTTGCAGTGAAGCGGTTCATCTATTCCTATCATGAACAACTTATAAAAACAGTTATTTTTAGTACCGTCGGGAGTGAAGTCTGAACTGTGATTTTCTTGATTTGTTTGATTTAGATGATTTTGTCTGAACTGTGATTTTCTTGATTTGTTTGATTTCGATGATTTTGTCTGAACTGTGATTTTCTTGATTTGTTTGATTTAGATGATTTTGTCTGAACTGTGATTTTCTTGATTTGTTTGATTTAGATGATTCTATCTGAACTGTGATTTTTTTGATTTTTTTGATTTAGATGATTCTGTCTGAACTGTGATTTTTTTGATTTTTTTGATTTAGATGATTCTGTCTGAACTGTGATTTTTTTGATTTGTTTGATTTAGATGATTTTGTCTGAACTGTGATTTTTTTGATTTGTGTGATTTAGATGATTTTGTCTGAACTGTGATTTTTTTGATTTGTGTGATTTAGATGATTTTGTCTGAACTGTGATTTTCTTGATTTGTGTGATTTAGATGATTCTGTCTGAACTGTGATTTTCTTGATTTGTGTGATTTAGATGATTCTGTCTGAACTGTGATTTTCTTGATTTGTGTGATTTAGATGATTCTGTCTGAACTGTGATTTTTTTGATTTGTGTGATTTAGATGATTCTGTCTGAACTGTGATTTTCTTGATTTGTGTGATTTAGATGATTCTGTCTGAACTGTGATTTTTTTGATTTGTGTGATTTAGATGATTTTGTCTGAACTGTGATTTTTTTGATTTGTGTGATTTAGATGATTTTGTCTGAACTGTGATTTTCTTGATTTGTGTGATTTAGATGATTTTGTCTGAACTGTGATTTTCTTGATTTGTGTGATTTAGATGATTACTTAATCTGGTAAAAATACTTATTACTTATTACTTATTACTTATTACCTATTACCTATTACCTATTACCTATTACCTATTACCTATTACCTATTACCTATTACCTATTACCTATTACCTATTACCTATTACCTATTACCTATTACCTATTACCTATTACCTATTACCTATTACCTATTACCTATTACCTATTACCTATTACCTATTACCTGGTTGAAAGTTACGCAATCTTAAAGCATTACTGACTACAGAAACAGAAGAAAAAGCCATTGCTGCACCGGCAATAATTGGATTAAGTAACCAACCAAAGAAAGGATAGAGAATACCCGCAGCGATGGGTATACCAATAATATTATAAATAAAGGCAAAAAATAGATTTTGACGGATATTATTAATGGTAGCGCGGCTGAGTTGAATAGCTGTAACTATGGCTTGTAAATCTCCAGAAATTAATGTAATATCACTAGCTGCGATCGCCACATCTGTTCCTGTGCCAATGGCAATTCCCACATCTGCCTGTGCTAATGCTGGTGCATCATTAATTCCATCTCCTACCATGGCCACAATTGTATATTTATTCCCTATTTTTCTTTGTTGCAATGATTTAATCATAGCGGCTTTTTGGTCTGGACGCACTTGGGCAAAAACTTGAGTAATCCCAACTTGATCAGCAATAGTTTGTGCAGTTTTTTGATTATCTCCCGTTAACATTACCACTTCTAACCCTAATTTCTGCAAAGCTTTAACTGCTGTTAGTGATGAAGGTTTGAGGGCATCAGCAATAGCCATAATTGCCTCCAGATTACCATTTACTGCTAACCAAATTACTGTTTTCCCTTCATTTTCCCACATTGTTTGATGTGGTTCTAAAACATCTGTATCAATTCCTAATTCTGTCAGCCAGCGTTGTGTACCAACTTGTACAAATTGTTCATAGACAACGCCTTGAACACCACTACCAACAATTGCTGAAAAATTCTTGACATCAGCTAAACTCACAGATTGATTCATCGTATATTTTACCACTGCTTCCGCTAAAGGATGTTCAGAGTTTTGTTCTACACTAGCAGCTAATTTTAATAACTGAAGTTCATTCCCATTTGCTGTACCTTTAATAGTGATAAAGTTTGTAACTGTGGGTTTACCTTGAGTTAAAGTTCCAGTTTTATCGAGAACAATAGTATTGATTTTGTGTGCTAATTCTAAACTTTCAGCACTTTTAATTAAAATGCCATTTTCTGCCC
The window above is part of the Dolichospermum sp. DET69 genome. Proteins encoded here:
- a CDS encoding CoA-binding protein is translated as MNLTPESKVLIQGFCEFISATHIAQMQAYGTNLVAGVNPGYGGQQIYNLPVFDLVEEVVAEFGQIDTAIICVQPYQVLDAALEAIASNIPQIIITTAGVPPLDMVQLLRKTEACETLIIGPNSPGIIVPGKILLGTQPNEFYIPGSVGIVSRSSTLTYEVAWELTKAGLGQSISVSIGSDAIVGSSFLQWLQILDEDDTTEAIVLIGQPGGGSEEAAAEYITEAIDKPVIAYIAGIHAPPAKNWQQTGTLASVIGRSANFGTAESKLAAFNSAKIPVADSLSQIPKLLKNILIPQSVKTK
- a CDS encoding aromatic ring-hydroxylating dioxygenase subunit alpha, whose translation is MNTNIDNLNSVRKPKIFNQSASFVEGWYWVLLSQSLQVGDVKTVTIFGRDLVVYRGKDRHAVILDAYCPHMGMSLAEGKIEGNELRCVLHRWKFDAEGICVDVPNLDEPVALKAKTWPAAEQYGMIWVWTGETPQQPLPFVLDWENQDFDFSLGSQFSMDCHPNVLLLQSIDTQQINIVNKLPLKMVLEKQELNQNAIIFSTITNINGKSFWLILYRWFFNNSLNYSICYWYGTTSIISFTNDSTHLHIIFTTRILPGGKTQGQTLLMSKKRKGIFGKLINKLMLLVGKTISDRLLKTNDRFLQTMQFDLKNPIKADLSIIQFINHLEQQKPLTWETWLLVRSREREEEVREEREKREKWRDELVND